Proteins encoded within one genomic window of Burkholderiaceae bacterium:
- a CDS encoding B12 binding domain / kinase domain / Methylmalonyl-CoA mutase, protein MTDLSAEYQALASYHPTNKVRFVTAASLFDGHDAAINIMRRILQGMGAEVIHLGHNRSVDEIVTAALQEDVQGIAVSSYQGGHLEYFKYMVDLLKARGGEQIQVFGGGGGVIVPPEIRELQDYGVARIYSPEDGQRMGLAGMIGEMLMRCDRDLSGFAPKELRAIQGHGDRAWRALAQLITALEATPAGAKPTGLVQALRKEAAARKVPVLGITGTGGAGKSSLSDELIRRLRLDRGDSLHVAVISIDPSRRKSGGALLGDRIRMNAIAPWSNGPRVYLRSLATREAGSEISAALPDVIAAAKCADFDLVIVETSGIGQGDAAIVKHVDVPLYVMTPEFGAASQLEKIDMLDFAEFVAINKFDRKGAMDALRDVAKQVQRNREAFKQSRGDMPVFGTMASRFHDDGVTALYQALLPRLVELGLPAAKSTLPRVEVRHSTNQTPVVPAARVRYLAEIADTVRGYKRRAREQAALAREIQQLRGAAAMLQVDKPDRAPAAEAANDLAEKREARQDAAAKKLLVQWPLMQQAYAGDEYVVKIRDKEIRTALTTKSLSGTTVRKVVLPRYHDAGDVLEWLMLDNVPGSYPYTAGTFAFKREGEDPTRMFAGEGDAFRTNKRFKLLSEGMPAKRLSTAFDSVTLYGSDPDPRPDIYGKVGNSGVSIATLDDMKVLYSGFDLCSPSTSVSMTINGPAPTILAMFMNTAIDQNLDKFKADNGREPTETETAKIREWVLANVRGTVQADILKEDQGQNTCIFSTEFSLKVMGDIAEYFVHHNVRNFYSVSISGYHIAEAGANPISQLAFTLSNGFTFVEAYLARGMHIDDFAPNLSFFFSNGMDPEYTVMGRVARRIWAVAMKERYGANERSQKLKYHIQTSGRSLHAQEIQFNDIRTTLQALIAIYDNCNSLHTNAFDEAITTPTEDSVRRAMAIQLIINREWGLAKNENPNQGAFIIEELTELVEEAVLAEFERIAERGGVLGAMETGYQRGRIQDESLHYEMLKHTGELPIIGVNTFRNPHGDAVHDKLELARSTTEEKQSQLKRLAEFHRRHEADAPAQLRRLQLAVIENRNVFEVLMDAVRCCSLGQITNALFEVGGQYRRSM, encoded by the coding sequence GGCGGCGGCGGCGTGATCGTGCCGCCCGAGATTCGCGAACTGCAGGACTACGGCGTCGCGCGCATCTACAGCCCCGAGGACGGCCAGCGCATGGGCCTGGCCGGCATGATCGGCGAGATGCTGATGCGGTGCGACCGCGACCTGTCGGGCTTTGCACCGAAGGAGCTGCGCGCGATCCAGGGCCATGGCGACCGCGCCTGGCGCGCGCTCGCGCAGCTGATCACCGCGCTGGAAGCGACTCCGGCCGGCGCGAAGCCGACGGGCCTCGTGCAGGCGCTGCGCAAGGAGGCCGCGGCGCGCAAGGTGCCGGTGCTCGGCATCACCGGCACCGGCGGCGCCGGCAAGTCCAGCCTGAGCGACGAGTTGATCCGACGCCTGCGGCTCGATCGGGGCGACAGCCTGCACGTGGCGGTGATCTCGATCGATCCGAGCCGGCGCAAGAGCGGCGGCGCGCTGCTCGGCGACCGCATCCGGATGAACGCGATTGCGCCGTGGAGCAACGGCCCGCGCGTCTATCTGCGCAGCCTGGCGACGCGCGAGGCCGGCTCGGAGATCAGCGCCGCGCTGCCCGACGTGATCGCCGCGGCCAAATGCGCGGACTTCGACCTCGTGATCGTCGAGACCTCGGGCATAGGCCAGGGCGATGCGGCAATCGTCAAGCATGTGGACGTGCCGCTGTACGTGATGACGCCCGAGTTCGGCGCGGCGAGCCAGCTCGAGAAGATCGACATGCTGGACTTCGCCGAGTTCGTCGCGATCAACAAGTTCGACCGCAAGGGCGCGATGGACGCACTGCGCGACGTGGCCAAGCAGGTGCAGCGCAACCGCGAGGCGTTCAAGCAGTCGCGGGGCGACATGCCGGTATTCGGCACGATGGCCAGCCGCTTTCACGACGACGGCGTGACCGCGCTGTACCAGGCGCTGCTGCCGCGGCTGGTCGAACTCGGGCTGCCCGCGGCCAAGTCCACCTTGCCACGGGTTGAGGTGCGGCACAGCACGAACCAGACGCCGGTGGTGCCGGCGGCGCGGGTGCGCTACCTGGCCGAGATCGCCGACACGGTGCGCGGCTACAAGCGCCGCGCACGCGAACAAGCCGCACTGGCGCGCGAAATCCAGCAGCTGCGCGGCGCGGCCGCGATGCTGCAGGTCGACAAGCCGGACCGCGCGCCGGCCGCCGAGGCGGCGAACGACCTCGCCGAAAAGCGCGAGGCGCGGCAGGACGCCGCGGCGAAGAAGCTGCTCGTGCAGTGGCCTCTGATGCAGCAGGCGTACGCCGGCGACGAGTACGTGGTGAAGATCCGCGACAAGGAAATTCGCACCGCGCTCACGACGAAGAGCCTGTCCGGCACGACCGTGCGCAAGGTCGTGCTGCCGCGCTACCACGACGCGGGCGACGTGCTCGAGTGGCTGATGCTTGACAACGTGCCCGGCAGCTACCCGTACACCGCCGGCACCTTCGCGTTCAAGCGCGAGGGCGAGGACCCGACCCGGATGTTCGCCGGCGAGGGCGACGCGTTCCGCACGAACAAGCGCTTCAAGCTGCTGTCGGAAGGCATGCCGGCGAAACGATTGTCGACCGCGTTCGACAGCGTGACGCTGTACGGCAGCGACCCGGACCCACGCCCCGACATCTACGGCAAGGTCGGCAATTCGGGCGTGTCGATCGCGACGCTCGACGACATGAAGGTGCTGTATTCGGGGTTCGACCTGTGCAGCCCGAGCACCTCGGTCAGCATGACGATCAACGGCCCGGCGCCGACGATTCTCGCGATGTTCATGAACACCGCGATCGACCAGAACCTGGACAAGTTCAAGGCCGACAACGGGCGCGAGCCGACCGAGACCGAAACCGCGAAGATTCGCGAATGGGTGCTCGCGAACGTGCGCGGCACGGTGCAGGCCGACATCCTGAAGGAAGACCAGGGCCAGAACACCTGCATCTTCTCGACCGAGTTTTCACTGAAGGTCATGGGCGACATCGCCGAATACTTCGTGCACCACAACGTGCGCAACTTCTATTCGGTGTCGATCAGCGGCTACCACATCGCCGAGGCCGGCGCGAACCCGATCAGCCAGCTCGCGTTCACGCTGTCGAACGGCTTCACCTTCGTCGAGGCGTATCTGGCGCGCGGCATGCACATCGACGACTTCGCGCCGAACCTGTCGTTCTTCTTCTCGAACGGCATGGACCCGGAGTACACGGTGATGGGCCGCGTCGCGCGCCGCATCTGGGCGGTCGCGATGAAGGAGCGCTACGGCGCCAATGAGCGAAGCCAGAAGCTCAAATACCACATCCAGACCTCGGGGCGCAGCCTGCACGCGCAGGAGATCCAGTTCAACGACATCCGCACCACGCTGCAGGCGCTGATCGCGATCTACGACAACTGCAACAGCCTGCACACGAATGCGTTCGACGAGGCGATCACGACGCCGACCGAGGATTCGGTGCGCCGCGCGATGGCGATCCAGCTGATCATCAACCGCGAATGGGGCCTGGCGAAGAACGAGAACCCGAACCAGGGCGCGTTCATCATCGAGGAACTGACCGAGCTGGTCGAGGAGGCGGTGCTGGCCGAATTCGAGCGGATCGCGGAACGCGGCGGCGTGCTCGGCGCGATGGAGACCGGTTACCAGCGCGGACGCATCCAGGACGAGAGCCTGCACTACGAGATGCTCAAGCACACCGGCGAACTGCCGATCATCGGCGTCAACACGTTCCGCAATCCGCACGGCGATGCGGTGCACGACAAGCTCGAACTGGCACGTTCGACGACCGAGGAAAAGCAGAGCCAGCTGAAAAGGCTGGCCGAATTCCACCGTCGTCACGAAGCCGACGCACCGGCGCAGCTGCGCCGGCTTCAGCTCGCCGTGATCGAGAACCGCAACGTGTTCGAGGTGCTGATGGACGCGGTGCGCTGCTGCTCGCTGGGCCAGATCACGAACGCGCTGTTCGAGGTCGGCGGCCAGTACCGGCGCAGCATGTAG